In a single window of the Pandoraea pulmonicola genome:
- a CDS encoding response regulator transcription factor has protein sequence MTTPNTNIDQETVFVVDDDEAARDSLRWLLEANGYHVRVFPSAEEFLSHYNGHQVGCLILDVRMPGMSGLELQEQLIAQKINIPIIFVTGHGDVPMAVDTMKKGAMDFIEKPFEEAELRGQVERMLSKARQDASSQREQQAAEELLSKLTSREHQVLERIIAGRLNKQIADDLGISIKTVEAHRANIMEKLNVNTVADLLRLALSKRSSGSPRP, from the coding sequence ATGACGACACCCAACACCAATATCGATCAAGAAACCGTCTTTGTCGTCGATGACGACGAGGCCGCACGCGACTCACTGCGCTGGTTGCTGGAGGCCAATGGCTACCACGTGCGTGTTTTTCCGAGCGCGGAGGAGTTTCTTTCGCACTACAACGGACATCAGGTTGGCTGTCTCATCCTGGACGTGCGTATGCCCGGCATGAGCGGGCTGGAGCTTCAGGAGCAACTGATCGCCCAGAAGATCAACATCCCCATCATCTTCGTGACGGGCCACGGCGACGTGCCGATGGCGGTCGACACGATGAAGAAGGGCGCCATGGACTTCATCGAGAAGCCCTTCGAAGAAGCGGAATTGCGCGGCCAGGTCGAGCGCATGCTCTCCAAGGCCCGCCAGGACGCCAGCAGCCAGCGTGAACAACAAGCGGCCGAGGAACTGCTCTCCAAGCTGACGAGCCGCGAACATCAGGTGCTCGAGCGAATCATCGCCGGCCGCCTCAACAAACAGATTGCCGACGATCTTGGCATCAGTATCAAGACCGTCGAAGCCCACCGCGCCAACATCATGGAGAAGCTCAACGTCAACACCGTTGCCGATTTGCTCCGTCTGGCCCTCTCCAAACGTTCCAGCGGATCGCCCCGCCCCTGA
- a CDS encoding M3 family metallopeptidase — translation MNTPQTNPLLDTEGLPRFADIRPEHVTPAVDVLLERARAAVDRAADPATPATWANILDAVEDGTEGLGRAWEIVGHLNAVVDTPELRAAYSDNLPRVTEFSASVGQNLALFEKYKAIAAGPEFAGLSPARKKILDNEMRGFRLGGAELPEDQKPRFAEIQEEQARLAKNFSDHVLDATNKFSLVITDEKEIAGLPEDDKAAARAAAERDGVEGWKFTLHFPSYFPVLQYADNRALRETLYRANVTRASELGPEFGNGEADWDNTEIIVDQLALRREEAQMLGFKNYAEVSLEPKMAESPAQVLEFLEDLARRARPYAEQDWAELQAFAAQSLGIDKLQPWDTAYASEKLRQQRYAFSETEVRQYFPLPKVLDGLFRVAGTLFGVTIRPQDAETWHPDVRFYRIERDGELVAQFYMDLFAREGKRGGAWMDSARTRKRLHDGKLQTPVAYLVCNFPAPVGGKPALLPHDDVITLFHEFGHGLHHMLTQVEDAGVAGINGVEWDAVELPSQFMENFCWEWDVLEHMTAHVDTGAPLPRALFDKMVAARNFQSGLMMLRQLVFSDFDMHLHYDFDPRGKESVLALSRRINDRLHVTPQAEFSRWPNTFSHIFAGGYAAGYYSYKWAEVLSADVYAAFEEAAKVSGSVLDTATGARYRDEILAVGGSREAMESFIAFRGRAPQVDALLRHSGMSAN, via the coding sequence ATGAATACGCCGCAAACCAATCCTCTGCTCGATACCGAAGGTCTCCCCCGCTTTGCCGACATCCGCCCCGAACATGTGACGCCCGCCGTGGACGTGTTGCTCGAACGCGCGCGCGCAGCGGTCGACCGCGCGGCAGATCCCGCAACACCGGCGACCTGGGCCAATATCCTCGACGCGGTCGAGGATGGCACCGAAGGGCTTGGCCGTGCCTGGGAAATCGTCGGCCATCTGAATGCCGTGGTCGATACGCCGGAGCTGCGTGCCGCCTATAGCGACAATTTGCCCCGCGTAACCGAGTTTTCGGCGAGCGTGGGCCAGAATCTGGCGCTGTTCGAAAAGTACAAGGCCATTGCCGCCGGCCCAGAATTCGCAGGACTCTCGCCAGCCCGCAAGAAGATTCTCGATAACGAAATGCGCGGTTTCCGCCTGGGCGGAGCCGAGCTCCCTGAAGACCAGAAACCGCGCTTTGCCGAGATTCAGGAAGAACAGGCGCGTCTGGCCAAGAACTTCTCGGATCACGTGCTCGACGCGACCAACAAGTTCTCGCTGGTGATCACCGACGAGAAGGAGATCGCCGGCTTGCCCGAAGACGACAAGGCTGCCGCGCGCGCCGCCGCCGAGCGCGACGGCGTCGAAGGGTGGAAATTCACGCTGCACTTCCCGTCGTATTTCCCGGTGCTCCAGTACGCCGACAACCGTGCACTGCGCGAGACCCTCTATCGCGCCAACGTGACCCGTGCCTCCGAACTCGGCCCGGAATTCGGTAACGGCGAGGCCGATTGGGACAACACCGAGATCATCGTCGACCAACTCGCGCTGCGCCGCGAAGAGGCACAGATGCTTGGTTTCAAGAACTACGCGGAAGTGTCGCTCGAGCCCAAGATGGCCGAGTCGCCCGCCCAGGTGCTCGAATTCCTCGAGGACCTCGCTCGCCGCGCGCGCCCCTATGCAGAACAGGATTGGGCCGAGCTGCAAGCCTTCGCCGCGCAGTCGCTGGGCATCGACAAGCTGCAGCCGTGGGACACCGCGTACGCGTCGGAAAAGCTGCGCCAGCAGCGTTACGCGTTCTCGGAGACGGAGGTTCGTCAGTACTTCCCGCTGCCCAAGGTCCTCGACGGTCTGTTCCGCGTGGCAGGCACACTGTTCGGCGTGACGATTCGCCCGCAGGATGCCGAGACGTGGCACCCGGACGTGCGCTTCTATCGCATCGAGCGCGACGGCGAACTGGTCGCCCAGTTCTACATGGATCTGTTTGCCCGCGAAGGCAAGCGCGGCGGCGCGTGGATGGACAGCGCGCGTACACGCAAGCGTCTCCACGACGGCAAGCTGCAGACGCCGGTCGCCTACCTCGTATGCAACTTCCCGGCGCCCGTGGGCGGCAAGCCCGCACTGCTGCCGCACGACGATGTCATTACGCTGTTCCATGAGTTCGGCCACGGCCTGCACCACATGCTCACGCAGGTGGAGGATGCCGGCGTGGCGGGCATCAACGGTGTGGAATGGGATGCCGTCGAACTGCCATCCCAGTTCATGGAGAACTTCTGCTGGGAATGGGACGTGCTCGAGCACATGACCGCGCACGTCGACACCGGTGCGCCGCTGCCGCGGGCGTTGTTCGACAAGATGGTGGCCGCGCGTAACTTCCAGAGTGGCCTGATGATGCTGCGTCAGTTGGTGTTCTCCGACTTCGACATGCATCTGCACTACGATTTCGATCCGCGCGGCAAGGAATCCGTGCTGGCGCTTTCGCGGCGCATCAATGACCGGCTACATGTCACGCCGCAGGCCGAATTCTCGCGCTGGCCGAACACGTTCAGCCATATCTTTGCGGGCGGCTATGCCGCGGGCTATTACAGCTACAAGTGGGCCGAGGTGCTGTCGGCAGACGTGTACGCGGCGTTTGAGGAAGCCGCGAAGGTCAGTGGCTCGGTGCTCGATACGGCGACCGGGGCACGTTATCGCGACGAGATTCTCGCCGTTGGCGGCAGCCGCGAAGCGATGGAATCGTTCATCGCATTCCGGGGTCGTGCACCGCAGGTGGATGCCCTCCTGCGTCATAGCGGGATGTCGGCCAACTAG
- the folD gene encoding bifunctional methylenetetrahydrofolate dehydrogenase/methenyltetrahydrofolate cyclohydrolase FolD, which produces MTATLIDGNALAKRIRAEVATRAAALTARGHQPGLAVVLVGDDPASQVYVRNKVKACEDNGLYSSLDRYPADLTESALLARIDELNRDPKINGILVQLPLPKHIDSHKVLEAIAPEKDVDGFHVSNAGALMTGAPLFRPCTPYGCMKMLESVEFPLRGAVAVVIGASNIVGKPMAMMLLQAGATVTICNSKTRDLAAHTRNADVIVAAVGKRNIVTADMVKPGAAVIDVGMNRDDEGKLCGDVDFNGVKDVAGYITPVPGGVGPMTITMLLVNTIEAAERTLGA; this is translated from the coding sequence ATGACCGCCACCCTCATCGACGGCAACGCCCTCGCCAAACGCATTCGCGCCGAAGTTGCCACCCGCGCCGCCGCCCTCACCGCTCGCGGCCATCAACCCGGCCTCGCCGTGGTGCTGGTTGGCGACGATCCGGCCAGCCAGGTCTACGTCCGCAACAAGGTCAAGGCTTGCGAAGACAACGGCCTTTATTCGTCGCTCGACCGCTACCCGGCCGACCTGACGGAAAGCGCGTTGCTCGCCCGCATCGATGAGCTCAACCGAGACCCGAAGATCAACGGCATCCTGGTGCAATTGCCCCTGCCCAAGCATATCGACAGCCACAAGGTGCTCGAAGCCATCGCCCCCGAAAAAGACGTCGACGGCTTCCACGTATCGAATGCCGGCGCGCTGATGACGGGCGCGCCGCTGTTCCGTCCCTGCACGCCGTACGGTTGCATGAAGATGCTCGAATCCGTGGAATTTCCGCTGCGCGGTGCGGTGGCTGTCGTGATCGGTGCGTCGAACATCGTCGGCAAACCGATGGCCATGATGCTGCTCCAGGCCGGCGCCACGGTCACTATCTGCAACAGCAAGACGCGCGATCTGGCAGCCCACACGCGTAACGCCGACGTGATCGTCGCCGCCGTGGGCAAGCGTAATATCGTGACGGCGGACATGGTCAAGCCGGGGGCCGCCGTGATCGACGTCGGCATGAATCGCGACGATGAAGGCAAGCTGTGCGGCGACGTCGATTTCAATGGCGTCAAGGACGTCGCCGGCTACATTACGCCCGTGCCGGGTGGCGTGGGTCCCATGACGATCACCATGCTCCTCGTCAACACGATCGAAGCCGCGGAGCGCACGCTCGGGGCCTGA